From Deinococcus aquaticus, one genomic window encodes:
- a CDS encoding DUF4384 domain-containing protein, translating into MISALLGLGATAGASPAKISAQSIIVNPVETDLDVQVWVNRDANGQGNPVYRKGEQLSVGLKTNQDAYVYLFNVNANGQIDLFFPNTFEESNFVQAGVTRVFPSQNAKYNFTVGGPNGQDRLLALASTKELDLNDVARFAEGQGFAQVRVKGQENLARALSIVVNPLPADGWTTDVVTFRVGGTPVNTPPAPAAGGATGTVTITPGQGQPAQPQPAPVQPAPVQPAPTQPTPQPTPTGQIQPGERQNAARDQAMVDAYARLKGSESLGQATTYAVPWGDGLWQKFRGVGAYGDAALLHANGSSRSYAVHGMLLERYLALAKAENGATRPPSRLGWAAGDEKVIPRNTYGTSGLYGFFQYGALYGTEKYGTFWLTGAVLKTYQGLGGSGSFLGFPTRDQYQIGGAWAADFEGGTIRTVNGAVKVYRK; encoded by the coding sequence ATGATCTCGGCGCTGCTGGGCCTGGGCGCCACCGCCGGGGCCAGCCCCGCCAAGATCAGCGCGCAGAGCATCATCGTGAACCCGGTCGAGACGGACCTGGACGTGCAGGTATGGGTGAACCGCGACGCGAACGGCCAGGGCAACCCGGTGTACCGCAAGGGCGAACAGCTCAGCGTGGGCCTGAAAACCAACCAGGACGCGTACGTGTACCTGTTCAACGTGAACGCCAACGGTCAGATCGACCTGTTCTTCCCGAACACCTTCGAGGAAAGCAACTTCGTGCAGGCCGGCGTGACCCGCGTGTTCCCGTCGCAGAACGCCAAGTACAACTTCACGGTGGGCGGCCCCAACGGTCAGGACCGCCTGCTGGCCCTTGCCAGCACAAAGGAACTTGACCTGAACGACGTGGCCCGCTTCGCGGAGGGTCAGGGCTTCGCGCAGGTGCGGGTCAAGGGTCAGGAGAACCTCGCGCGGGCCCTGAGCATCGTCGTCAACCCCCTGCCCGCCGACGGCTGGACCACTGACGTCGTGACCTTCCGCGTGGGCGGCACGCCCGTGAACACGCCACCCGCCCCGGCAGCGGGCGGCGCGACCGGCACGGTGACCATCACGCCCGGCCAGGGTCAGCCCGCGCAGCCGCAACCGGCCCCCGTTCAACCGGCACCGGTCCAGCCTGCCCCCACCCAGCCGACCCCGCAGCCCACGCCGACCGGGCAGATCCAGCCGGGCGAACGGCAGAATGCTGCGCGCGATCAGGCCATGGTGGACGCCTACGCCCGCCTGAAGGGCAGCGAGAGCCTGGGGCAGGCCACCACGTACGCCGTCCCCTGGGGCGACGGTCTGTGGCAGAAGTTCCGTGGCGTTGGCGCGTACGGGGACGCCGCACTGCTGCACGCGAACGGCAGCAGCCGCTCGTACGCCGTGCACGGCATGCTGCTCGAACGCTACCTGGCGCTGGCGAAAGCCGAGAACGGCGCGACCCGCCCCCCCAGCCGCCTGGGCTGGGCCGCCGGTGACGAGAAGGTCATTCCGCGCAACACCTACGGCACCAGCGGCCTGTACGGGTTCTTCCAGTACGGCGCGCTGTACGGCACCGAGAAGTACGGCACGTTCTGGCTGACGGGCGCCGTTCTGAAGACCTACCAGGGTCTGGGCGGCAGCGGCTCGTTCCTGGGCTTCCCTACCCGCGACCAGTACCAGATCGGCGGTGCGTGGGCAGCTGATTTCGAGGGCGGCACCATCCGCACCGTGAACGGCGCCGTGAAGGTGTACCGCAAGTAA
- the nspC gene encoding carboxynorspermidine decarboxylase — translation MTVIDFALPAVTPVDSVDWSAIPSPAFVLDESRLRRNLALISHVQRESGAQIIVAFKGFSMWSAFPVLREYGITGATASSLNEARLAREEMRGEVHVYAPAYSDSEFPEVLALADHLVFNSFSQWERFKPQVVAAREAGRTVHVGIRVNPEYAEVETDLYNPAGPFSRLGVTRREFRMDLMDGVDGLHFHTLCEKDSDTLERTLEVLERNFGDVLSQVKWVNFGGGHLMTREGYDIPRLIRVVRAFREKWGVHVILEPGSAFGWQTGWLVSSVLDVVHNVKDALLLDISVSAHMPDVLEMPYRPRILGAGDPPELDHHRETSEGAGGHPYLIGGTTCLAGDVVGEYVFERPLSVGDRVVFDDMIHYTMVKTTFFNGVKHPDIGILHVDGSYECVKSFGYEEFKAKLS, via the coding sequence GTGACTGTAATTGATTTTGCCCTGCCTGCCGTGACGCCCGTGGATTCCGTGGACTGGTCGGCGATTCCCAGTCCGGCGTTCGTGCTGGATGAGTCCCGTTTGCGCCGGAATCTGGCTCTGATCTCGCATGTGCAGCGGGAGAGTGGTGCGCAGATTATCGTGGCGTTCAAGGGCTTCTCGATGTGGTCGGCGTTCCCGGTGTTGCGCGAGTACGGGATTACGGGCGCGACGGCCAGCAGTCTGAACGAGGCGCGTCTGGCCCGCGAGGAGATGCGCGGCGAGGTGCACGTGTACGCCCCGGCGTACAGCGACTCGGAGTTCCCGGAGGTGCTGGCGCTGGCGGATCATCTGGTGTTCAACTCGTTCAGTCAGTGGGAGCGCTTTAAACCGCAGGTGGTGGCGGCGCGTGAGGCGGGCCGGACGGTGCACGTGGGGATCCGCGTGAACCCGGAGTACGCCGAGGTCGAGACGGACCTGTACAACCCGGCCGGGCCGTTTTCCCGTCTGGGTGTGACGCGCCGTGAGTTCCGCATGGACCTGATGGACGGCGTGGACGGCCTGCACTTCCACACGCTGTGCGAGAAGGACAGCGATACGCTGGAGCGTACGCTGGAAGTGCTGGAACGCAACTTCGGTGATGTGCTCTCGCAGGTGAAGTGGGTGAACTTCGGCGGCGGGCACCTGATGACCCGCGAGGGGTACGACATCCCGCGCCTGATCCGTGTGGTCCGCGCCTTCCGCGAGAAGTGGGGCGTGCACGTGATCCTGGAGCCTGGCAGTGCGTTCGGCTGGCAGACCGGGTGGCTGGTCAGCAGCGTGCTGGACGTGGTGCATAACGTGAAAGACGCCCTGCTGCTGGACATCAGCGTGTCGGCGCACATGCCAGACGTGCTGGAGATGCCGTACCGGCCGCGCATTCTGGGCGCGGGTGACCCGCCGGAACTCGATCATCACCGCGAGACGAGCGAGGGCGCGGGCGGCCACCCGTACCTGATCGGCGGAACGACCTGCCTGGCGGGCGACGTGGTCGGCGAGTACGTGTTCGAGCGACCCCTGTCGGTGGGGGACCGCGTGGTGTTCGACGACATGATTCATTACACGATGGTCAAGACGACCTTCTTCAACGGGGTCAAGCACCCGGATATCGGCATCCTGCACGTGGACGGGTCGTACGAGTGCGTGAAGTCCTTCGGGTACGAGGAATTCAAGGCGAAACTCAGCTGA
- a CDS encoding 2-phosphosulfolactate phosphatase, giving the protein MRLRVDLLPHGNYPDVVIIIDVLRATTTAVAYLERSAEALLLTATPEVALALRPEGESTPYLLGGERGGLPIPGFDFGNSPAEAAGQNFTGKTVVMNTTNGTGAAHTAAQSGKHVFLASLTNAHAAARRARAAATEEIAIVCAGTDNHVGLEDVYAAGVLAEYLLAMGEFSIDDGARIALTVRRNGGNPLEALGSSGHGQHLSRLGLGEDVRYAAGLSTSTIVPTLTRDDDTPEQTLKFIAG; this is encoded by the coding sequence ATGCGGCTCCGCGTCGACCTTCTCCCACACGGCAACTACCCGGATGTTGTCATCATCATCGACGTGCTGCGCGCCACCACCACCGCCGTCGCGTACCTCGAACGCAGCGCCGAGGCCCTGCTGCTGACCGCCACCCCCGAAGTGGCCCTCGCCCTGCGCCCCGAAGGAGAAAGCACCCCCTACCTGCTCGGCGGGGAACGCGGCGGCCTGCCCATCCCCGGCTTCGACTTCGGCAACAGCCCCGCCGAGGCCGCCGGGCAGAACTTCACCGGCAAGACGGTCGTCATGAACACCACCAACGGCACCGGCGCCGCCCACACCGCCGCGCAGAGCGGCAAGCACGTGTTCCTGGCGTCCCTGACGAACGCGCACGCCGCCGCCCGCCGCGCCCGCGCCGCCGCCACCGAGGAGATCGCCATCGTCTGCGCCGGCACCGACAACCACGTCGGTCTGGAAGACGTGTACGCCGCCGGCGTGCTCGCCGAGTACCTGCTCGCCATGGGTGAATTCAGCATCGACGACGGCGCGCGCATCGCCCTGACCGTGCGCCGCAACGGCGGCAACCCCCTCGAGGCGCTGGGCAGCAGCGGCCACGGCCAGCACCTCAGCCGCCTGGGCCTGGGCGAGGACGTCCGCTACGCCGCTGGCCTCAGCACCAGCACCATCGTCCCCACCCTGACCCGCGACGACGACACCCCCGAGCAGACCCTGAAATTCATCGCCGGGTAG
- the rpe gene encoding ribulose-phosphate 3-epimerase, protein MTAESDSSRRVKLAPSILASDFSRLGEELNAIAGADWAHVDVMDGQFVPNISFGLPILAAARAASSLFMDVHLMIDRPERYLKDFADAGADGLTVHVESTPHIHRAVQQIRELGKKAGVTLNPGTPLETLQPLLHDVDLILIMSVNPGFGGQKFIPHSLERIRTVRRWLDETGSAAELQVDGGVGPTNARAVVNAGASNLVAGSAVFGKDGAQAGLERLREALK, encoded by the coding sequence GTGACTGCCGAATCCGATTCCTCCAGACGCGTGAAACTCGCGCCGAGCATCCTCGCCAGCGACTTCAGCCGCCTCGGCGAGGAACTGAACGCCATCGCCGGAGCCGACTGGGCACACGTGGACGTCATGGACGGCCAGTTCGTGCCGAACATCTCCTTTGGCCTGCCCATCCTCGCCGCCGCCCGCGCCGCCAGCAGCCTGTTCATGGACGTTCACCTGATGATCGACCGCCCGGAACGCTACCTGAAAGACTTCGCGGACGCCGGAGCCGACGGACTGACCGTCCACGTGGAAAGCACCCCTCACATCCACCGCGCCGTGCAGCAGATCCGAGAACTCGGCAAGAAAGCCGGCGTGACCCTCAACCCCGGCACGCCCCTCGAAACACTGCAACCCCTGCTGCACGACGTGGACCTGATCCTGATCATGAGCGTCAACCCCGGCTTCGGCGGCCAGAAATTCATCCCGCACAGCCTCGAGCGCATCCGCACCGTCCGCCGCTGGCTCGACGAGACCGGCAGCGCCGCCGAGTTGCAGGTCGACGGCGGCGTGGGCCCCACCAACGCCCGCGCCGTCGTGAACGCCGGGGCCAGCAACCTCGTCGCCGGAAGCGCCGTGTTCGGCAAGGACGGCGCCCAGGCCGGACTGGAACGCCTGCGCGAGGCCCTGAAATAA
- a CDS encoding YbhB/YbcL family Raf kinase inhibitor-like protein, which translates to MPQPIKLQPIKTAAVIAAALSLASCAPTAMIGGANPGNAGLNPAQRLTVAQPAPTATSMGLSLTSPTFAGGGAYPAAQVANGFGCSGPNVSPPLNWSGVPTGTQSLVLTKYDPDAPTGSGFWHWSVFNIPATATGLAEGAGNPGGTLPAGAQQLNNEGGQPGFVGACPPVGDKAHRYVFTLYALSGKLDLPAGTTPAVLGFMMNGQVLAKTSLTAYYGR; encoded by the coding sequence ATGCCCCAGCCCATCAAGCTCCAGCCCATCAAGACCGCCGCCGTGATCGCCGCCGCCCTCAGCCTCGCCTCCTGCGCCCCCACCGCCATGATCGGCGGCGCGAACCCCGGCAATGCGGGCCTGAACCCCGCCCAGCGCCTGACCGTCGCGCAGCCCGCCCCCACCGCCACCAGCATGGGCCTGAGCCTGACCAGTCCCACCTTCGCTGGCGGCGGCGCGTACCCGGCCGCGCAGGTTGCCAATGGGTTCGGCTGCAGCGGCCCGAACGTCAGCCCCCCCCTGAACTGGTCCGGCGTGCCCACCGGCACGCAGTCGCTGGTCCTGACCAAGTACGATCCGGACGCCCCCACCGGCAGCGGCTTCTGGCACTGGTCCGTGTTCAACATCCCGGCCACGGCCACCGGACTGGCCGAGGGCGCCGGGAACCCCGGCGGCACCCTGCCTGCCGGCGCGCAGCAACTGAACAACGAGGGCGGCCAGCCCGGCTTCGTGGGAGCCTGCCCGCCCGTGGGCGACAAGGCCCACCGCTACGTGTTCACGCTGTACGCCCTGAGCGGCAAGCTGGATCTCCCGGCCGGTACCACCCCCGCCGTGCTGGGCTTCATGATGAACGGTCAGGTGTTGGCCAAGACCAGCCTGACCGCCTACTACGGCCGCTGA